The genomic DNA TCTGCGGGGCGAGGTCCATCTTGTTGACCGCGACGACGCAGGGCTTGTACTGATTGACGATGTCCTCGGCCAGTTGCTTGTCCAGGCGGCCGACCTCCATGGGCGCCTCGACCATGAGCACGACGACGTCCGCGCGCCGCACGGCGGCCTCGGTGCGCGCGGTGCTGTAGAAGTCGATGGAGTCCTTCACCTGCTTGCGCCGGCGGAGCCCGGCCGTGTCGATGGCGGTGAAGGTCAGCCCGTCGATCTGGAACCGCACGTCCACCGAGTCCCGAGTCGTGCCGGGGATCTCGCTGACGACGACGCGGGGCTCTTGGGCCAGGCAGTTGACGAGGCTGCTCTTGCCGACGTTTCGCCGGCCGACGAAGGCGATCCTCATCGGCTCCTCGGCGGGCGGCTCCTGGGGGCCGCGCGCCTCCGGAAGGGCCGCCACGAGCTTCTCGATCAGGGGCCGGATGCCGCGGCGGTGTTCGGCGCTGGTCAGCGACATCGACGGGAAGCCCAGGGCGTAGAACTCTGCGGCCGGGGGCTCGTCGTTGCGGCCGCCGTCGGCCTTGTTGACGACCAGCAGCACGTCCTTGCCGGCCGCGCGGAGGGCGTTGGCGATCTCCGAGTCGAACGGCTGGCGGCCTGCCCGCAGGTCCACGACCAGCAGCACCAGGTCCGCCTGCTCGATGGCCACGGCGATCTGGGCCTGGATGTGATCGGCCAGCGCCTCGGAGTCGTGCAGGCCGATGCCGCCCGTGTCGACCAGCTCGAAGCGGGCGCCGTTCCGCTCGATGACCCGGCTGATGCGATCGCGGGTCACCCCGGGCGTGGGCTCGACGATCGCGACCCGCTCGCGGCAGATCGCGTTGAACAGCGAGGACTTGCCGACGTTGGGCCGGCCGACGATCACCACCGACGGAACGTGCGCCATAGCAGGGCCCGGACAGCACAAGAGGGCGGAGTGCGGACCCCGAGGCCCGCTCAAACCCCGCATTATAGCAGGTGGGGCGCGAAAGCCACAGCGCCGGCGGCGCTGTCATACGCGGATAGTAATGTCCGGTCTTCGGCGGATAGAAATGTCCGCTTTCCTTCGGGTGGAAGGAGAGCGGATGGAGGGAGACCGGATCGAGATGAGCCAGAAGGAGCGGGATCGGCTCAA from Candidatus Brocadiaceae bacterium includes the following:
- the der gene encoding ribosome biogenesis GTPase Der; translated protein: MAHVPSVVIVGRPNVGKSSLFNAICRERVAIVEPTPGVTRDRISRVIERNGARFELVDTGGIGLHDSEALADHIQAQIAVAIEQADLVLLVVDLRAGRQPFDSEIANALRAAGKDVLLVVNKADGGRNDEPPAAEFYALGFPSMSLTSAEHRRGIRPLIEKLVAALPEARGPQEPPAEEPMRIAFVGRRNVGKSSLVNCLAQEPRVVVSEIPGTTRDSVDVRFQIDGLTFTAIDTAGLRRRKQVKDSIDFYSTARTEAAVRRADVVVLMVEAPMEVGRLDKQLAEDIVNQYKPCVVAVNKMDLAPQSGREEFVRYIHDRLPMLAFAPVVCISATTGRNVPHLIEAAQALHEQAAVRVPTGPLNRAVQEAVGRRPPPRTPSRFGRIYYATQVGVRPPTVALFTNEPRLIDDVYLRYLGNRLRAEFAFSAIPIRFLLRSRRSGPAGKDVPDHDD